A stretch of the Actinomycetota bacterium genome encodes the following:
- a CDS encoding long-chain fatty acid--CoA ligase: MQDRPWLEHYPPDVPKTLAPFPARSLFSLLEDSARRHPDRPATAFFGKHLTYEQLLGRVERFSAVLAGLGIRQGDRVALVLPNCPQYVIAYYATARIGAVVVGNNPLYTPRELAFQLSDAGVKATVVLEQLYPLLSKAQQEGAETGPVIVAKLNEEMRFPLNLLAPIKFRRDAKAEGNPWPPVPRDADITWWRDAVSAAGATPPVATVDAATEPAGFIYTGGTTGPAKAAMLSHANLVANAMQGQAWFPDIRDGHEGMMCILPFFHSFGMLAMNVGVISAMKLIMVPRFELHMVLKEIAKEKPTYLPGVPRLYIQINEAEESRKYDLRSVTACVSGAAPLPMAVARRFKEVTGGAEVVEGYGLTECSPVTHANPFNGTRKEGSIGMPVPDTECKIVDLENPDKIQAVGEPGELCIRGPQVMLGYWNRPEESALAVRNGWFHTGDVAVMDADGYFSIVDRLKDMILVSGFNVYPTEIEEVLFRHQKILKACVVGVPDEKTGEAVKAFVVLKPGEHITADDLVEWCRDPSGGGLTRYRVPKQIEFRDSLPETLVGKVLRRVLLEEERKKQEVTRR; the protein is encoded by the coding sequence ATGCAGGATCGGCCATGGCTCGAGCACTACCCGCCCGACGTGCCGAAGACCCTCGCGCCGTTCCCCGCGCGTTCGCTCTTCTCCCTGCTGGAGGACTCCGCGCGTCGCCATCCCGACCGGCCCGCGACCGCCTTCTTCGGCAAGCACCTGACCTACGAGCAGTTGCTCGGGCGCGTGGAGCGATTCTCGGCCGTGCTCGCAGGCCTCGGCATCCGGCAAGGTGATCGGGTCGCGCTCGTCCTGCCGAACTGTCCGCAATACGTGATCGCCTACTACGCCACCGCCCGCATCGGCGCCGTCGTCGTCGGCAACAACCCGCTCTACACGCCGCGGGAGCTGGCGTTCCAGCTTTCGGACGCCGGCGTGAAGGCGACGGTCGTGCTCGAGCAGCTGTACCCGCTGCTCAGCAAGGCGCAGCAGGAAGGTGCCGAGACCGGACCGGTGATCGTCGCGAAGCTGAACGAGGAGATGCGGTTCCCGCTCAACCTGCTCGCGCCGATCAAGTTCCGCAGGGACGCGAAGGCCGAGGGGAACCCGTGGCCTCCCGTTCCTCGCGATGCGGACATCACGTGGTGGCGCGACGCCGTCAGCGCCGCGGGTGCGACCCCGCCGGTCGCGACCGTCGACGCAGCCACCGAGCCGGCCGGGTTCATCTACACGGGAGGAACGACGGGTCCGGCGAAGGCTGCGATGCTGTCGCACGCGAACCTCGTGGCGAATGCGATGCAGGGCCAGGCCTGGTTCCCCGATATCCGCGACGGGCACGAGGGCATGATGTGCATCCTCCCGTTCTTCCACTCGTTCGGGATGCTCGCCATGAACGTCGGGGTGATCTCGGCGATGAAGCTGATCATGGTGCCGCGCTTCGAGCTGCACATGGTCCTGAAGGAGATCGCCAAGGAGAAGCCGACCTACCTGCCTGGCGTGCCGCGCCTCTACATCCAGATCAACGAAGCGGAGGAGTCGCGCAAGTACGATCTGCGGTCCGTCACCGCTTGCGTGTCCGGGGCCGCCCCGCTCCCGATGGCGGTCGCGCGGAGGTTCAAGGAGGTCACCGGTGGCGCGGAGGTCGTCGAGGGCTACGGCTTGACCGAGTGTTCGCCGGTCACCCACGCGAACCCGTTCAACGGCACACGCAAGGAGGGGTCGATCGGCATGCCGGTCCCCGACACCGAGTGCAAGATCGTCGATCTCGAGAACCCCGACAAGATCCAAGCTGTCGGCGAACCCGGCGAGCTGTGCATCCGGGGCCCGCAGGTGATGCTGGGCTATTGGAACCGTCCCGAGGAGAGCGCGCTCGCGGTTCGTAACGGCTGGTTCCACACCGGTGACGTCGCGGTGATGGATGCCGACGGGTACTTCTCGATCGTCGACCGGTTGAAGGACATGATCTTGGTGAGCGGCTTCAACGTGTATCCCACCGAGATCGAAGAGGTGCTGTTCCGCCATCAGAAGATCCTCAAGGCATGCGTGGTCGGGGTTCCCGACGAGAAGACCGGCGAGGCCGTCAAGGCCTTCGTCGTTCTCAAGCCCGGCGAGCACATCACGGCCGACGATCTCGTCGAGTGGTGCCGTGACCCCTCCGGAGGAGGCCTGACCCGCTACCGCGTTCCCAAGCAGATCGAGTTCCGCGACTCCCTCCCCGAGACCCTCGTCGGCAAGGTCTTGCGCCGAGTGCTGCTCGAAGAGGAACGCAAGAAGCAGGAAGTCACCCGTCGATGA
- a CDS encoding GAP family protein: MTQAIGELLPLAIGVAISPVPVIAVILMLFSGRARANSLSFLLGWLIGIGGGCSVLVVIASTQDLTAGGEPSKIVSWVKIFLGVLLLALAVHQWRSRPAPGAEAPMPSWMRRIDSLRPVASIVMGLLLSIANPKNLLLIVAAALSIAQADLSGGSTSVVVLVFSLLAGCTVLIPTLAYLFAGGRVQPGLGRMKVWLAANDATLMAVLLLVLGVTVVGKGIQGL; the protein is encoded by the coding sequence ATGACGCAGGCGATCGGCGAGCTGCTGCCGCTCGCGATCGGGGTGGCGATCAGTCCTGTACCGGTGATCGCCGTGATCTTGATGCTGTTCTCCGGCCGGGCTCGCGCCAACAGTCTCTCGTTCTTGCTCGGATGGCTGATCGGGATCGGCGGCGGGTGCTCGGTCCTCGTCGTGATCGCTTCGACCCAGGACCTGACGGCGGGCGGCGAACCGTCGAAGATCGTGTCGTGGGTGAAGATCTTCCTCGGTGTGCTGCTCTTGGCGCTCGCCGTGCATCAGTGGCGCTCACGGCCCGCGCCCGGCGCCGAGGCACCGATGCCGTCGTGGATGCGCCGGATCGATTCGCTCCGGCCCGTCGCCTCGATCGTGATGGGGCTGTTGCTCTCGATCGCCAATCCGAAGAACCTGCTGCTGATCGTGGCGGCCGCCCTGTCGATCGCGCAGGCGGATCTATCGGGGGGTTCCACGAGCGTTGTCGTGCTCGTGTTCTCCTTGCTCGCCGGGTGCACGGTTCTGATCCCCACCCTCGCCTATCTGTTCGCGGGTGGGCGCGTGCAGCCGGGCCTTGGCCGGATGAAGGTGTGGCTCGCAGCCAACGACGCCACGTTGATGGCGGTGCTGCTCCTGGTCCTCGGTGTCACCGTGGTGGGCAAGGGCATCCAGGGCTTGTAG